A single genomic interval of Bacillus sp. es.036 harbors:
- a CDS encoding MaoC/PaaZ C-terminal domain-containing protein, producing MNIVEEFSVGTPLEIKLPPVSRLDLIKYAGASGDFNPIHTIDEEATKAGLPGIIAHGMWTMGNLAKLFTPYYEEVFLEDYSVAFKGMVFLNDVLTLKAALVSIQNDRYYFDVAALNQKNEAVVKGSAVLKRF from the coding sequence TTGAACATAGTAGAAGAATTTAGTGTTGGAACTCCATTGGAAATCAAGCTCCCCCCAGTCTCCAGGTTAGATCTGATCAAATATGCAGGCGCATCTGGCGATTTCAATCCAATTCATACGATTGATGAAGAAGCTACTAAAGCAGGACTTCCGGGTATTATTGCACATGGGATGTGGACAATGGGTAACTTAGCGAAATTGTTCACTCCATACTATGAAGAGGTCTTTCTTGAAGATTATTCTGTAGCCTTCAAAGGAATGGTTTTCTTAAATGATGTGCTTACACTAAAAGCTGCTCTCGTATCGATCCAGAACGATCGTTATTATTTTGATGTGGCTGCACTTAATCAAAAAAACGAAGCAGTTGTAAAAGGCTCTGCCGTTTTAAAAAGGTTTTAA